A window from Hemicordylus capensis ecotype Gifberg chromosome 2, rHemCap1.1.pri, whole genome shotgun sequence encodes these proteins:
- the SMIM44 gene encoding small integral membrane protein 44 — MQGDLAGMPRHLMQSPEGEEGGALFTDYKPPSLDSIRLPRYVLYLLMAIIIVVVVAYAIVGHLINDLVHDFADWAFGSKIEEKKRLEEGSDGRELGATEDALNWRADTLSLAVESQDCHAPHALPGMGVCSASPLSFQYPSLPIRDCVKERSV; from the exons ATGCAAGGGGACCTGGCAGGGATGCCCCGGCATCTGATGCAATCcccagagggagaggaagggggcgCCCTCTTCACAGACTACAAGCCCCCTTCGCTGGACTCCATCCGCCTCCCGCGTTATGTGCTGTACCTGCTGATGGCCATCATTATCGTGGTGGTGGTCGCCTATGCCATCGTGGGCCACCTCATCAACGACCTGGTCCACGACTTTGCGG ACTGGGCTTTTGGCTCCAAAATAGAAGAGAAGAAAAGGCTCGAAGAGGGATCTGATGGGCGTGAGCTCGGGGCCACAGAAGATGCCCTGAACTGGAGAGCGGATACCCTCTCCTTGGCGGTGGAGTCTCAAGACTGCCATGCCCCCCATGCTCTGCCGGGAATGGGGGTCTGTTCAGCTTCACCCCTATCCTTTCAGTACCCTTCCCTCCCCATTCGGGACTGTGTCAAGGAGAGATCGGTTTGA